In Salinibacterium sp. ZJ70, one DNA window encodes the following:
- a CDS encoding ferrochelatase: MTIADGEVPGVVLAASDAAASGHCHVEVPVAYDAVVLAGFGGPEGQDDVIPFLRNVTRGRGIPDERLEEVAHHYRHFGGVSPINQHNRELRAALEAELASRGIDLPVIWGNRNWDPYLSEALQEAHDRGFRTVLGLATSAYSSFSSCRQYREDFALALEQTGLMGELKVDKVRQFFDHPGFVTPFTEGVREAIADFMARGFAIDEIHVLFSTHSIPTADAQRSGPRTMDFGDGGAYAAQHRAVAEVVMREVGSGAAWQLVYQSRSGPPTQPWLEPDINDAIAELPAQGAKAVVVVPLGFVSDHMEVLWDLDTEAMESCEEAGLAVIRTPTPGAHPVYVAGLADLVLERVNGTPKADRPACTELGPWFDVCRPGCCENVRAGFKPAVAGVAP; the protein is encoded by the coding sequence GTGACGATCGCCGACGGCGAGGTGCCGGGCGTCGTGCTCGCGGCGAGTGACGCGGCCGCATCCGGGCACTGCCACGTCGAGGTTCCTGTCGCGTACGACGCGGTCGTCCTCGCCGGATTCGGGGGTCCGGAGGGCCAGGACGACGTCATCCCGTTCCTCCGCAATGTGACGCGCGGACGCGGCATCCCGGACGAGCGCCTCGAAGAGGTGGCGCACCACTACCGGCACTTCGGCGGGGTGAGCCCCATCAACCAGCACAACCGCGAGCTGAGGGCGGCTCTCGAGGCGGAGCTCGCGAGCCGCGGCATCGACCTTCCGGTGATCTGGGGCAACCGGAACTGGGACCCGTATCTCAGCGAGGCCCTGCAGGAGGCCCACGACCGCGGCTTCCGCACCGTGCTCGGGCTCGCGACGAGCGCCTACTCGAGCTTCTCCAGCTGCCGTCAGTACCGGGAGGACTTCGCGCTCGCGCTCGAGCAGACCGGGCTCATGGGCGAGCTGAAGGTCGACAAGGTGCGCCAGTTCTTCGACCACCCCGGGTTCGTCACTCCGTTCACGGAGGGCGTGCGCGAGGCGATCGCGGACTTCATGGCCCGCGGGTTCGCGATCGACGAGATCCACGTGCTCTTCTCGACGCACTCCATCCCCACCGCCGACGCCCAGCGCTCGGGTCCGCGCACGATGGACTTCGGCGACGGAGGCGCCTATGCCGCGCAGCACCGGGCGGTGGCCGAGGTCGTCATGCGCGAGGTCGGCTCCGGAGCGGCGTGGCAGCTCGTCTACCAGTCGCGATCGGGTCCGCCGACGCAGCCATGGCTCGAGCCCGACATCAACGATGCGATCGCCGAGCTGCCCGCACAGGGGGCGAAGGCTGTCGTGGTCGTTCCCCTCGGGTTCGTGAGCGACCACATGGAGGTGCTCTGGGATCTCGACACCGAGGCGATGGAGTCGTGCGAGGAGGCGGGTCTCGCCGTCATCCGCACGCCCACGCCGGGGGCGCATCCGGTCTACGTCGCCGGGCTCGCGGATCTCGTGCTCGAGCGCGTGAACGGCACGCCGAAGGCGGACCGCCCCGCGTGCACGGAACTCGGACCCTGGTTCGATGTGTGCCGTCCGGGATGCTGTGAGAATGTTCGGGCCGGGTTCAAGCCGGCTGTCGCGGGGGTGGCGCCATGA
- the hemC gene encoding hydroxymethylbilane synthase: MSALRIGTRASALAMAQAGIIAEKLGGELVPIESDGDRTSESLAQLGGTGVFAAALREALLAGEVDAVVHSFKDLPTAPLDGLVVAAVPKRADARDALCSAGGLRLEELPEGARVGTGSPRRRAQLLSRRPDLDVVDIRGNVDTRLARLDAEDEERRLDAVVLAAAGLERLGRTDAIAERFDLTPWPTAPGQGALAVETRRGDEKRVAKLDHRTTRLTAETERAVLARLDAGCAAPLGVTAMLDDGLLFVSARIYALDGSASLTSSHAAYPEDSRDPAGELAQRVADELFAAGAADLAPLGRGQA; this comes from the coding sequence ATGAGTGCTCTGAGAATCGGAACGCGAGCGAGCGCGCTGGCGATGGCGCAGGCGGGGATCATCGCCGAGAAGCTCGGCGGCGAGCTCGTGCCGATCGAGTCGGACGGCGACCGCACGAGCGAGTCGCTCGCGCAGCTGGGCGGGACGGGTGTCTTCGCGGCCGCGCTCCGCGAGGCGCTTCTCGCCGGCGAGGTCGACGCGGTCGTCCACTCGTTCAAGGACCTTCCGACGGCGCCTCTCGACGGGCTCGTCGTCGCGGCCGTGCCGAAGCGCGCCGATGCCCGCGATGCCCTGTGCTCTGCGGGCGGCCTGCGCCTGGAAGAGCTGCCCGAGGGTGCCCGCGTGGGAACCGGCTCGCCTCGTCGGCGTGCGCAGCTGCTGTCGCGTCGCCCGGATCTCGACGTCGTCGACATCCGCGGCAACGTCGACACGCGACTCGCGCGGCTCGACGCGGAGGACGAGGAGCGTCGGCTCGACGCCGTCGTGCTCGCCGCGGCCGGGCTCGAGCGTCTGGGGCGCACCGATGCCATCGCGGAGCGTTTCGATCTGACCCCCTGGCCCACCGCACCCGGGCAGGGTGCGCTCGCGGTCGAGACCCGACGCGGCGACGAGAAGCGCGTCGCGAAGCTCGACCACCGCACCACGCGCCTCACAGCCGAGACCGAGCGCGCTGTGCTCGCGCGTCTCGACGCCGGGTGCGCAGCGCCCCTGGGCGTGACGGCGATGCTCGACGACGGGCTCCTGTTCGTCTCGGCGCGCATCTACGCGCTCGACGGTTCCGCGTCGCTCACCTCGTCGCACGCCGCATACCCGGAGGACAGCCGCGATCCGGCCGGCGAGCTCGCGCAGCGCGTGGCTGATGAGCTCTTCGCGGCGGGCGCCGCCGATCTCGCGCCCCTCGGCAGGGGGCAGGCGTGA